Proteins co-encoded in one Astatotilapia calliptera chromosome 18, fAstCal1.2, whole genome shotgun sequence genomic window:
- the LOC113010791 gene encoding protein ANTAGONIST OF LIKE HETEROCHROMATIN PROTEIN 1-like, which yields MAAVLETRDQFGEFHHLLQELRLDDGRFQRYHRLSLGQFEDLLSRVGPRIARLDTNYRRSIPPAERLSICLRFLATGDSFRTIAFSFRVGVSTVSQIIPQVATAIWDCLVDDFMAVPSTQDWRSIAEGFQERWNFPLCCGALDGKHVQTKAPPNSGSMFHNYKGTFSIVLLAVVDAEHRFRVIDVGGYGRTSDGGILANSTFGQALRAGTLHLPPDQPLPGGEHRGAQPHVFVADEAFPLRRELMRPFPGRLLPLQKRVFNYRLSRARMIVEGAFGILSSQWRLYRRAMELRPEIAEKCVKATCVLHNFLRCVDERGAPAVGGVAPAVVEPLQGLGRVAANNSSREAVLVREKFMAHFSAEGAVSWQPKE from the exons atggcagct gtcctcgaGACGCGTGatcagtttggtgagtttcaccatttgctacaggagctgcgcctggatgacggcagATTCCAGCGATATCATCGCCTGTCactcggccagtttgaggacctgctttcccgCGTCGGTCCCAGAATtgcccgcctagacaccaattACAGGCGCTCAATTCCACCAGCAGAGCGCCTGTccatctgcctgag gttccttgccaccggggactccttcaggaccatcgcgttcagttttcgagtcggtgtgtccacggtgagccagatcatcccccaggtagcgacggccatctgggactgtctagtggacgatttcatggctgtgccttcaactcaagactggcggtccattgcagagggattccaggagcgctggaacttccctctctgctgtggagctctggatgggaagcacgtccagacGAAGGCACCCCCCAACTCAGGATCCATGTTCCACAACTACAAGGGAACTTTTTCCATTGTTCTCCTTGCGGTTGTGGATGCAGAGCATCGCTTCCGCGTCATTGATGTTGGGGGGTACGGGAGGACCAGCGACGGTGGTATCCTGGCCAACTCCACCTTTGGTCAGGCTCTTCGGGCTGGGACTCTCCATCTGCCTCCAGACCAGCCTCTACCTGGTGGAGAACACCGTGGAGCCCAGCCCCACGTCTTTGTGGCTGATGAAGCGTTCCCGCTGCGGCGTGAGCTCATGAGACCTTTCCCTGGACGCCTCCTCCCTTTACAGAAGAGGGTCTTTAATTATCGCCTTTCCAGGGCCAGGATGATAGTGGAGGGTGCCTTCGGTATCCTCTCCTCACAGTGGAGGTTGTATCGGCGCGCCATGGAGCTCCGTCCTGAAATTGCCGAGAAGTGTGTGAAGGCAACGTGTGTTCTCCACAACTTTCTGCGCTGTGTGGACGAGAGAGGGGCACCTGCTGTGGGAGGTGTGGCGCCTGCTGTGGTGGAGCCGTTGCAAGGCCTGGGTCGTGTGGCAGCAAACAACTCCTCCAGAGAGGCTGTCCTGGTGAGGGAGAAGTTCATGGCTCACTTCTCGGCAGAGGGAGCTGTGTCTTGGCAACCAAAGGAGTAG